The following proteins are encoded in a genomic region of Pyricularia oryzae 70-15 chromosome 6, whole genome shotgun sequence:
- a CDS encoding D-lactate dehydrogenase, producing the protein MKLAIFSAKGYDKKYFSQVQAAHEKLSNIDLSFIDFPLSPDTVQLAKGAEAVCAFVNDNLSRPVLEGLSDLGVTTILLRCAGFNNVDLDCASQLGLSVANVPSYSPEAVGEFAVALLQTVNRKTHRAYNRVREGNFNLDGLLGRTLHGKTVGVVGTGRIGIAFARIMVGFGCKLLAYDVYQNEEVGKLGGSYESLDEVLSKSDFVSLHCPLMEATRHLINSTTLAKMKPDAILINTSRGGLIDTKAVIKALKARELGGLALDVYEGEGALFYNDHSADIIQDDELMRLMTFPNVVVCGHQAFFTEEALTEIAECSFRNLDDLANGRECKNSLVAAKKPLLRRESIPHRI; encoded by the coding sequence AGAAGCTCTCCAACATCGACCTTTCATTCATTGATTTCCCCCTCTCACCAGACACAGTCCAGCTCGCCAAAGGTGCCGAAGCAGTCTGCGCCTTCGTCAACGACAACCTCTCCCGCCCAGTCTTAGAGGGCTTATCAGATCTTGGAGTGACAACAATCCTTCTTCGCTGCGCAGGCTTCAACAATGTCGACTTGGACTGCGCCAGTCAGCTCGGCCTGTCGGTCGCCAACGTACCATCATATTCGCCCGAGGCAGTCGGTGAGTTTGCCGTTGCACTTCTCCAGACGGTGAACCGCAAGACGCACCGGGCATACAACCGCGTGCGCGAGGGCAACTTCAACCTCGACGGTCTCTTGGGTCGTACCCTGCATGGCAAGACTGTTGGCGTCGTCGGCACCGGCCGTATCGGGATCGCTTTTGCGCGCATCATGGTAGGCTTCGGTTGCAAGCTGCTTGCGTACGACGTCTACCAGAACGAGGAAGTCGGAAAGCTCGGTGGATCTTACGAGTCGCTTGATGAAGTCCTCTCCAAGTCGGACTTTGTATCGCTGCACTGCCCACTCATGGAGGCAACTCGGCACCTGATCAACAGCACAACGCTGGCAAAAATGAAGCCAGACGCGATTCTTATCAACACGTCGCGAGGAGGCCTGATTGACACCAAGGCGGTCATAAAGGCCCTCAAGGCCAGGGAGCTGGGAGGTCTTGCGCTGGACGTGTACGAGGGCGAGGGCGCTCTCTTCTACAACGACCACTCTGCCGATATCATTCAGGACGACGAGCTGATGCGGTTGATGACGTTCCCCAACGTGGTCGTGTGCGGACACCAGGCATTCTTTACCGAGGAGGCATTGACCGAGATTGCCGAGTGCTCGTTTAGGAACCTCGACGACTTGGCCAACGGCCGGGAATGCAAGAACTCGCTCGTGGCGGCTAAGAAGCCATTGTTGAGAAGGGAGAGCATTCCTCACCGAATCTGA